In Pseudochaenichthys georgianus chromosome 6, fPseGeo1.2, whole genome shotgun sequence, a single window of DNA contains:
- the LOC117448151 gene encoding E3 ubiquitin-protein ligase TRIM21-like isoform X1 translates to MSAASCLLTEGQFLCSICLDVFTDPVTIPCGHNFCKACISEHWDRNVPSQCPNCKKVFNIKLELLVNTFISEMAAQFRQSAQQKASSSSSEQQVVKPGEVPCDACTGTRLKALKSCLVCLESYCETHLEPHLTRAGLKKHQLIDPEENLESRMCVKHDKLLELFCKTDQVCVCIHCTYSEHKAHDVVPLKEGYEGKKAELGKTEAEIQQMIQKRRLKIQEMNRSVELSKEGADREIADGVQVFTALKESVERSQAELIDTIKEKQRETEEQAEGFIKELEQEVSELKKRSSEVEQLSRSEDQLHLLQSFTSLSAAPPTKNWTEVRVRPPSYEGTVRRAVTQLEETLRKQMKKLLELKRVQQYEVGVTLDPDTAQPWLILSDYGKQVKHGDVRKNLPDKPERFDTCACVLAKQSFSSGRFYYEVQVEGKTEWDLGVARESINRKGQISGTPKDGYWMIVLRNGNEYKAFDPNVGLSLKSQPERVGVFVDYEEGLVSFYDVDAAALIYSFTGCCFKEKLYPYFSPSLNKGGKNSAPLIISPVNHTE, encoded by the coding sequence ATGTCTGCTGCCAGCTGTCTGCTGACTGAGGGTCAGTTTCTGTGCTCCATCTGTCTGGATGTGTTCACTGATCCAGTCACCATACCATGTGGACACAACTTCTGTAAAGCCTGCATCTCTGAACACTGGGACAGAAATGTCCCGAGTCAGTGTCCCAACTGTAAAAAGGTTTTCAACATAAAGCTTGAGCTGCTGGTCAACACGTTCATCTCTGAGATGGCTGCTCAGTTCAGACAGTCAGCTCAACAgaaagccagcagcagcagctcagagcAACAAGTTGTCAAACCAGGAGAAGTTCCCTGTGACgcctgcactggaaccagactgaAGGCCCTGAAGTCCTGCCTGGTGTGTCTGGAGTCCTACTGTGAGACTCACCTGGAGCCTCACCTGACAAGAGCAGGCCTGAAGAAACATCAGCTGATCGACCCTGAGGAGAACCTGGAAAGCAGGATGTGTGTGAAGCACGATAAACTGCTGGAGCTGTTCTGTAAGACCGACcaggtgtgtgtctgcatcCACTGCACCTATTCAGAGCACAAGGCACATGATGTTGTTCCTCTGAAAGAAGGATATGAAGGAAAGAAGGCAGAGCTGGGGAAGACAGAGGCTGAAATTcagcagatgatccagaagagacgACTGAAGATCCAGGAGATGAATCGCTCAGTGGAGCTCAGTAAGGAAGGAGCAGACAGAGAGATAGCAGATGGTGTTCAGGTCTTCACCGCTCTGAAGGAGTCTGTTGAGAGAAGCCAGGCCGAGCTCATCGACACCATCAaagagaagcagagagagacagaggaacAGGCTGAAGGCTTTATCAAAGAGCTGGAACAGGAAGTCTCTGAGCTGAAGAAGAGAAGCTCTGAGGTGGAGCAGCTCTCACGCTCTGAAGAccagctccacctcctccaaAGCTTCACGTCCCTGAGCGCTGCTCCACCCACCAAGAACTGGACAGAAGTCAGGGTCCGTCCACCTTCATATGAGGGGACTGTGAGGAGAGCTGTGACTCAGCTGGAGGAGACGCTCAGGAAACAGATGAAGAAGCTGCTCGAGCTGAAGAGGGTCCAGCAGTATGAGGTGGGGGTGACTCTTGATCCTGATACAGCACAGCCATGGCTCATCCTGTCTGATTATGGAAAACAAGTGAAACATGGTGATGTGAGGAAGAATCTTCCAGACAAACCAGAGAGATTTGATACGTGTGCTTGTGTTTTAGCAAAACAGAGTTTCTCTTCAGGAAGATTTTATTACGAGGTTCAGGTTGAAGGGAAGACTGAGTGGGATTTAGGAGTGGCCAGAGAGTCGATCAACAGGAAGGGACAGATCTCGGGGACTCCTAAGGATGGTTACTGGATGATAGTGTTGAGGAATGGAAATGAGTACAAAGCTTTCGACCCTAATGTCGGTCTCTCTCTGAAGTCTCAGCCTGAGAGGGTGGGGGTGTTTGTGGATTATGAGGAGGGTCTGGTCTCCTTTTATGATGTTGATGCTGCAGCTCTGATCTACTCCTTCACTGGCTGCTGCTTCAAAGAGAAACTCTACCCATACTTTAGTCCCAGTCTTAATAAAGGTGGTAAAAACTCTGCCCCTCTGATCATCTCTCCTGTCAATCACACTGAGTAG
- the LOC117448151 gene encoding E3 ubiquitin-protein ligase TRIM39-like isoform X2 yields MSAASCLLTEGQFLCSICLDVFTDPVTIPCGHNFCKACISEHWDRNVPSQCPNCKKVFNIKLELLVNTFISEMAAHSSEQQVVKPGEVPCDACTGTRLKALKSCLVCLESYCETHLEPHLTRAGLKKHQLIDPEENLESRMCVKHDKLLELFCKTDQVCVCIHCTYSEHKAHDVVPLKEGYEGKKAELGKTEAEIQQMIQKRRLKIQEMNRSVELSKEGADREIADGVQVFTALKESVERSQAELIDTIKEKQRETEEQAEGFIKELEQEVSELKKRSSEVEQLSRSEDQLHLLQSFTSLSAAPPTKNWTEVRVRPPSYEGTVRRAVTQLEETLRKQMKKLLELKRVQQYEVGVTLDPDTAQPWLILSDYGKQVKHGDVRKNLPDKPERFDTCACVLAKQSFSSGRFYYEVQVEGKTEWDLGVARESINRKGQISGTPKDGYWMIVLRNGNEYKAFDPNVGLSLKSQPERVGVFVDYEEGLVSFYDVDAAALIYSFTGCCFKEKLYPYFSPSLNKGGKNSAPLIISPVNHTE; encoded by the exons ATGTCTGCTGCCAGCTGTCTGCTGACTGAGGGTCAGTTTCTGTGCTCCATCTGTCTGGATGTGTTCACTGATCCAGTCACCATACCATGTGGACACAACTTCTGTAAAGCCTGCATCTCTGAACACTGGGACAGAAATGTCCCGAGTCAGTGTCCCAACTGTAAAAAGGTTTTCAACATAAAGCTTGAGCTGCTGGTCAACACGTTCATCTCTGAGATGGCTGCTCA cagctcagagcAACAAGTTGTCAAACCAGGAGAAGTTCCCTGTGACgcctgcactggaaccagactgaAGGCCCTGAAGTCCTGCCTGGTGTGTCTGGAGTCCTACTGTGAGACTCACCTGGAGCCTCACCTGACAAGAGCAGGCCTGAAGAAACATCAGCTGATCGACCCTGAGGAGAACCTGGAAAGCAGGATGTGTGTGAAGCACGATAAACTGCTGGAGCTGTTCTGTAAGACCGACcaggtgtgtgtctgcatcCACTGCACCTATTCAGAGCACAAGGCACATGATGTTGTTCCTCTGAAAGAAGGATATGAAGGAAAGAAGGCAGAGCTGGGGAAGACAGAGGCTGAAATTcagcagatgatccagaagagacgACTGAAGATCCAGGAGATGAATCGCTCAGTGGAGCTCAGTAAGGAAGGAGCAGACAGAGAGATAGCAGATGGTGTTCAGGTCTTCACCGCTCTGAAGGAGTCTGTTGAGAGAAGCCAGGCCGAGCTCATCGACACCATCAaagagaagcagagagagacagaggaacAGGCTGAAGGCTTTATCAAAGAGCTGGAACAGGAAGTCTCTGAGCTGAAGAAGAGAAGCTCTGAGGTGGAGCAGCTCTCACGCTCTGAAGAccagctccacctcctccaaAGCTTCACGTCCCTGAGCGCTGCTCCACCCACCAAGAACTGGACAGAAGTCAGGGTCCGTCCACCTTCATATGAGGGGACTGTGAGGAGAGCTGTGACTCAGCTGGAGGAGACGCTCAGGAAACAGATGAAGAAGCTGCTCGAGCTGAAGAGGGTCCAGCAGTATGAGGTGGGGGTGACTCTTGATCCTGATACAGCACAGCCATGGCTCATCCTGTCTGATTATGGAAAACAAGTGAAACATGGTGATGTGAGGAAGAATCTTCCAGACAAACCAGAGAGATTTGATACGTGTGCTTGTGTTTTAGCAAAACAGAGTTTCTCTTCAGGAAGATTTTATTACGAGGTTCAGGTTGAAGGGAAGACTGAGTGGGATTTAGGAGTGGCCAGAGAGTCGATCAACAGGAAGGGACAGATCTCGGGGACTCCTAAGGATGGTTACTGGATGATAGTGTTGAGGAATGGAAATGAGTACAAAGCTTTCGACCCTAATGTCGGTCTCTCTCTGAAGTCTCAGCCTGAGAGGGTGGGGGTGTTTGTGGATTATGAGGAGGGTCTGGTCTCCTTTTATGATGTTGATGCTGCAGCTCTGATCTACTCCTTCACTGGCTGCTGCTTCAAAGAGAAACTCTACCCATACTTTAGTCCCAGTCTTAATAAAGGTGGTAAAAACTCTGCCCCTCTGATCATCTCTCCTGTCAATCACACTGAGTAG